A DNA window from Streptomyces canus contains the following coding sequences:
- a CDS encoding LLM class F420-dependent oxidoreductase, which yields MRLGLALGYWGRGPDPRHVPLAQEAERLGYHSVWTAESWGSDVFTPLTWIAARTSTIRLGTAVAQMAARSPTTTAMHALTLDHLSGGRVMLGLGLSGPQVVEGWYGRPFPTSPLTATREYVDVVRQVLRRQAPVELDGRFHSHPYRGPDGTGLGKALKPITHPLRADLPILLGAEGPKNVAQTTRIADGWLPLYWSPNRPEVYETSLAGAPEGFLVAPMAQVRVCDDVAEGLLPVKTMLGFYIGGMGHAARNFHADLMARMGYEEQARRIQRLFLEGRREEAVLAVPDAFADEISLVGPRERIAERLESWRKGPVTDLLALAPDRESLRVLAELNA from the coding sequence GTGCGACTCGGTCTTGCGCTCGGCTACTGGGGCCGCGGCCCCGACCCCCGCCATGTGCCGCTGGCCCAGGAGGCCGAGCGGCTCGGCTATCACTCGGTGTGGACGGCCGAGTCGTGGGGGTCGGACGTGTTCACACCGCTCACCTGGATCGCGGCGCGGACGTCGACGATCAGGCTGGGTACGGCCGTTGCCCAGATGGCCGCCCGCTCTCCCACCACGACCGCCATGCACGCCCTCACCCTGGACCATCTCTCCGGCGGGCGGGTCATGCTGGGGCTCGGGCTGTCCGGGCCGCAGGTCGTCGAGGGCTGGTACGGCCGTCCGTTCCCCACGTCGCCGCTGACCGCGACCCGGGAGTACGTCGACGTCGTACGGCAGGTCCTCAGGAGGCAGGCGCCGGTCGAGCTGGACGGCCGTTTCCACTCCCACCCCTACCGGGGCCCGGACGGCACCGGACTCGGCAAGGCGCTCAAGCCGATCACGCATCCCCTGCGCGCCGATCTGCCCATCCTCCTGGGCGCCGAGGGGCCGAAGAACGTCGCCCAGACGACCCGGATCGCGGACGGCTGGCTGCCGTTGTACTGGTCGCCGAACCGGCCCGAGGTCTACGAGACCTCGCTCGCCGGCGCCCCGGAGGGCTTCCTCGTCGCCCCCATGGCCCAGGTGCGGGTCTGCGACGACGTGGCCGAAGGGCTGCTGCCGGTCAAGACGATGCTGGGCTTCTACATCGGCGGAATGGGCCACGCGGCCCGCAACTTCCACGCCGATCTGATGGCCCGGATGGGGTACGAGGAACAGGCTCGCAGGATCCAGCGGCTGTTCCTCGAAGGCCGCCGCGAGGAGGCCGTGCTCGCCGTGCCGGACGCCTTCGCCGACGAGATCTCCCTGGTCGGACCGCGCGAACGCATCGCCGAGCGGCTGGAGTCGTGGCGCAAGGGCCCGGTGACGGACCTGCTGGCCCTGGCCCCGGACCGAGAGTCGCTGCGGGTGCTGGCGGAGCTCAACGCGTGA
- a CDS encoding tetratricopeptide repeat protein, translating to MRKSEAKELIKQARDAWDAEEWLRAAELYERVLAHFPDLKASAAWWYDAALAHKFLRNWAKAYELGREAAARSPRGEGDPAYWNLGIAATIQRDWATARDAWSGFGIELPDGEGQIDARLGYACVRLDTGGEREVVWIERLCPTRGRVVSVPVTGGRRYGEIVVHDGEPKGERVVEGVSCPVFDELLLFEESELPTLEVTVAAGEKADLEALLELFTGHGFGAEPASSVRMLCACCSEGTHEQERAVGAGAQQVSLAAPEEEARRLLERWAGETAIGRSWSGLGAVG from the coding sequence GTGCGGAAGTCCGAGGCCAAAGAGCTGATCAAGCAGGCACGTGACGCCTGGGACGCCGAGGAGTGGCTGCGCGCCGCCGAGCTGTACGAGCGGGTGCTCGCGCACTTCCCGGACCTGAAGGCCAGCGCCGCGTGGTGGTACGACGCCGCGCTCGCCCACAAGTTCCTGCGGAACTGGGCCAAGGCGTACGAGCTGGGCCGGGAGGCCGCGGCCCGCTCCCCGCGCGGCGAGGGCGACCCGGCGTACTGGAACCTCGGCATCGCGGCCACGATCCAGCGGGACTGGGCGACGGCACGGGACGCGTGGAGCGGCTTCGGCATCGAACTCCCCGACGGGGAAGGGCAGATCGACGCCCGCCTCGGGTACGCCTGCGTGCGCCTCGACACCGGCGGCGAGCGCGAGGTCGTCTGGATCGAGCGGCTGTGCCCGACCCGCGGCCGGGTCGTCAGCGTGCCCGTCACGGGCGGGCGGCGCTACGGCGAGATCGTCGTCCACGACGGCGAACCGAAGGGCGAGCGGGTCGTCGAGGGGGTGAGCTGCCCCGTCTTCGACGAACTCCTGCTCTTCGAGGAGTCCGAACTGCCCACCCTGGAGGTCACCGTGGCCGCGGGCGAGAAGGCCGACCTGGAGGCACTCCTGGAGCTGTTCACCGGCCACGGCTTCGGCGCCGAGCCGGCGAGCAGCGTCCGCATGCTGTGCGCCTGCTGCAGCGAGGGCACCCACGAACAGGAGCGCGCCGTCGGCGCCGGCGCCCAGCAGGTCTCCCTCGCGGCCCCCGAGGAGGAGGCCCGGCGGCTGCTGGAGCGGTGGGCGGGGGAGACGGCGATCGGCCGGAGCTGGAGCGGACTGGGGGCCGTCGGCTGA
- a CDS encoding TetR family transcriptional regulator produces the protein MLSDHTSSRTVTEPKVDKVAKPARVEAGTARPDAPPLTERQEARRRRILHASAQLASRGGFDAVQMREVAESSQVALGTLYRYFPSKIHLLVATMQDQLEHMHGTLRKKPPQGETAAERVAETLMRAFRALQREPHLADAMVRALTFADRSVSPEVDQVTHQTTLIILDAMGLEDPTPEQLSAVRVIEHTWHSALITWLSGRASIAQVKIDIETVCRLIDLTQPRS, from the coding sequence ATGCTGAGTGATCACACATCCTCACGGACTGTCACGGAACCCAAGGTGGACAAGGTGGCCAAGCCCGCCAGAGTGGAAGCCGGCACCGCGCGACCCGACGCACCGCCGCTGACCGAGCGGCAGGAGGCGCGACGCCGCCGCATCCTGCACGCGAGCGCGCAGCTGGCGAGCCGCGGCGGGTTCGACGCGGTGCAGATGCGGGAGGTCGCGGAGTCCTCACAGGTGGCGCTCGGCACCCTCTACCGGTACTTCCCCTCCAAGATCCATCTGCTGGTCGCCACCATGCAGGACCAGCTGGAGCACATGCACGGCACGCTCCGCAAGAAGCCCCCGCAGGGCGAGACGGCGGCCGAGCGGGTCGCGGAGACCCTGATGCGGGCCTTCCGGGCGCTCCAGCGCGAGCCGCACCTGGCGGACGCGATGGTCCGCGCACTGACCTTCGCGGACCGCAGTGTGAGCCCGGAGGTCGACCAGGTCACCCACCAGACCACGCTGATCATCCTGGACGCCATGGGGCTTGAGGACCCGACGCCCGAGCAGCTCTCCGCGGTCCGCGTCATCGAGCACACCTGGCACTCGGCCCTGATCACCTGGCTCTCGGGCCGGGCCTCCATCGCCCAGGTGAAGATCGACATCGAGACGGTGTGCCGACTGATCGACCTCACGCAACCGCGGTCCTAG
- a CDS encoding class I SAM-dependent methyltransferase, with translation MLTVDFSRFPLAPGDRVLDLGCGAGRHAFECYRRGAQVVALDQNAEEIREVAKWFTAMKEAGEAPEGATATAMEGDALALPFPDESFDVVIISEVMEHIPDDKGVLAEMVRVLKPGGRIAITVPRYGPEKVCWALSDAYHEVEGGHIRIYKADELLAKIREAGLKPYGTHHAHALHSPYWWLKCAFGVDNDKALPVQAYHKLLVWDIMKKPLATRVAEQALNPLIGKSFVAYATKPHLPRVATS, from the coding sequence GTGCTGACCGTCGACTTCTCCCGGTTCCCGCTCGCGCCGGGCGACCGCGTCCTGGACCTCGGCTGCGGGGCCGGCCGGCACGCGTTCGAGTGCTACCGGCGCGGCGCGCAGGTCGTGGCGCTGGACCAGAACGCCGAGGAGATCCGCGAGGTCGCGAAGTGGTTCACGGCGATGAAGGAGGCCGGTGAGGCACCGGAAGGGGCCACCGCCACCGCGATGGAGGGCGACGCCCTGGCCCTCCCCTTCCCCGACGAGTCCTTCGACGTTGTGATCATCTCCGAGGTGATGGAGCACATCCCGGACGACAAGGGCGTACTCGCCGAGATGGTCCGGGTGCTGAAGCCGGGCGGGCGGATCGCCATCACCGTCCCGCGCTACGGCCCCGAAAAGGTCTGCTGGGCACTGTCCGACGCCTACCACGAGGTCGAGGGTGGCCACATCCGCATCTACAAGGCGGACGAGCTGCTCGCGAAGATCCGCGAGGCCGGCCTCAAGCCGTACGGAACCCACCACGCGCACGCCCTGCACTCCCCGTACTGGTGGCTCAAGTGCGCGTTCGGCGTCGACAACGACAAGGCGCTGCCGGTGCAGGCGTACCACAAGCTGCTGGTCTGGGACATCATGAAGAAGCCGCTGGCCACCCGGGTCGCCGAGCAGGCACTGAACCCGCTGATCGGCAAGAGCTTCGTGGCGTACGCGACCAAGCCGCACCTTCCGCGGGTGGCCACCTCGTGA
- a CDS encoding DUF5336 domain-containing protein, whose translation MNIRSLTRGDGVVIGAAVLLFIASFLDLYSVDGAPDDADLPSAWASGPVVMGVVLAGIIGAALVVLSRGLPQLPKVAGLDLGQVGAAFTVFAAWSALGNVFDPLSAADYGSSSDTVSAGIGLILALVATLVMAAAAVATPLVPALQAGLVPAPKPPQPQPYGAQPPGGYGYPGAQQPGQPGPQGQPYGGQPQPGQPFGAQPQPQAQAPQPPAAEFSPFWFAVPVPRPLFAEDGSPTPIAELAPGTWYLAVEQRGPGLVAQTQDGRRGVLQDTSGIQRG comes from the coding sequence GTGAATATCCGCTCCCTCACTCGAGGCGACGGCGTGGTGATCGGTGCAGCGGTGTTGCTGTTCATCGCGTCGTTCCTTGATCTCTACTCGGTCGACGGAGCCCCCGACGACGCCGACCTCCCCAGCGCCTGGGCGAGCGGCCCGGTCGTGATGGGGGTTGTCCTCGCGGGCATCATCGGCGCCGCCCTCGTCGTTCTGTCGCGCGGCCTGCCGCAGCTCCCCAAGGTGGCGGGGCTCGACCTCGGTCAAGTCGGCGCCGCGTTCACGGTGTTCGCCGCCTGGAGCGCGCTCGGGAACGTGTTCGATCCACTGAGCGCCGCGGACTACGGCTCCAGTTCGGACACGGTCAGCGCCGGTATCGGCCTGATCCTCGCTCTCGTCGCCACCCTGGTCATGGCCGCGGCCGCCGTCGCCACACCCCTCGTCCCCGCGCTCCAGGCCGGCCTCGTCCCGGCCCCCAAGCCGCCCCAGCCGCAGCCCTACGGCGCCCAGCCGCCCGGTGGTTACGGCTACCCGGGAGCCCAGCAGCCGGGGCAGCCCGGGCCGCAGGGTCAGCCCTACGGCGGTCAGCCGCAGCCGGGGCAGCCGTTCGGCGCGCAGCCTCAGCCGCAGGCGCAGGCCCCGCAGCCGCCGGCCGCGGAGTTCTCGCCGTTCTGGTTCGCCGTGCCGGTGCCGCGCCCGCTGTTCGCGGAGGACGGTTCGCCGACGCCGATCGCCGAACTCGCGCCGGGCACCTGGTACCTGGCCGTCGAGCAGCGCGGTCCGGGTCTGGTCGCCCAGACGCAGGACGGCCGTCGTGGCGTGCTGCAGGACACGAGCGGCATCCAGCGCGGCTGA
- a CDS encoding glycosyltransferase family 4 protein, which yields MTAEASQAGALDGPAADGERPLRIALLTYKGNPFCGGQGVYTRHLSRELARLGHRVEVIGSQPYPVLDPGYDGLSLTELPSLDLYRSPDPFRTPKRDEYRDWIDALEVATMWTGGFPEPLTFSLRARRHLRARSGEFDVVHDNQTLGYGLLGDVGAPLVTTIHHPITVDRQLELDAAEGRLQRLSKRRWYAFTRMQKRVARRLPSVLTVSGTSRQEIVDHLGVRGDRVHVVHIGADTDQFSPDPSVRVVPGRIVTTSSADVPLKGLVFLVEALAKVRTEHPGAHLVVVGKRPAEGPVAQAMERYGLEGAVDFVKGISDAELVDLVRSAEVACVPSLYEGFSLPAAEAMATGTPLVATTGGAIPEVAGRDAETCLAVPPGDPGALATALSRLLGDPDLRVRLGRAGRERVLAKFTWAKAAEGTVSRYREAIAGSAAEAPPRSPAKPPARSAASATGGAPLTAPRVTDADLNPESRATC from the coding sequence GTGACCGCTGAGGCCAGTCAGGCAGGGGCCCTTGACGGCCCGGCCGCCGACGGCGAGCGACCGCTCCGTATCGCGCTCCTCACCTACAAAGGGAACCCGTTCTGCGGCGGCCAGGGTGTCTACACACGCCACCTCTCCCGCGAACTGGCCCGCCTCGGCCACCGCGTCGAGGTCATCGGCTCCCAGCCGTACCCCGTTCTTGATCCGGGCTACGACGGTCTGAGCCTGACCGAGCTGCCCAGCCTGGACCTCTACCGCTCCCCGGACCCCTTCCGCACCCCGAAACGCGACGAGTACCGCGACTGGATCGACGCCCTGGAAGTCGCCACGATGTGGACCGGCGGCTTCCCCGAGCCGCTCACCTTCTCCCTGCGGGCCCGACGTCATCTCCGGGCCCGCAGCGGTGAGTTCGACGTGGTCCACGACAACCAGACCCTCGGCTACGGCCTGTTGGGCGATGTCGGCGCTCCGCTGGTGACCACCATCCACCACCCCATCACCGTGGACCGGCAGTTGGAGCTGGACGCGGCCGAGGGCCGGCTCCAGCGGCTGTCCAAGCGCCGCTGGTACGCCTTCACCCGTATGCAGAAGCGCGTGGCCCGCCGCCTGCCGTCCGTGCTCACCGTCTCCGGCACCTCCCGCCAGGAGATCGTCGACCACCTGGGCGTGCGCGGCGACCGTGTCCACGTCGTCCACATCGGCGCCGACACGGACCAGTTCTCGCCGGATCCGTCGGTGCGCGTGGTGCCGGGCCGGATCGTCACCACCTCCAGCGCGGACGTCCCCCTCAAGGGCCTCGTCTTCCTCGTCGAGGCGCTGGCGAAGGTCCGCACGGAACACCCCGGGGCGCACCTGGTCGTCGTGGGCAAACGTCCGGCCGAGGGCCCGGTCGCCCAGGCCATGGAACGCTACGGCCTCGAAGGCGCCGTCGACTTCGTCAAGGGCATCTCGGACGCCGAACTGGTCGACCTCGTCCGCTCGGCCGAGGTCGCCTGCGTGCCCTCGCTCTACGAGGGCTTCTCACTCCCGGCGGCAGAGGCGATGGCGACAGGCACCCCGCTGGTCGCCACGACGGGCGGCGCGATCCCCGAGGTCGCAGGGCGCGACGCGGAGACATGCCTGGCGGTACCGCCGGGGGACCCGGGCGCACTGGCGACCGCCCTGAGCCGTCTCCTGGGCGACCCGGACCTGAGGGTGCGACTCGGCCGGGCCGGACGTGAGCGGGTACTGGCGAAGTTCACCTGGGCGAAGGCCGCGGAGGGCACGGTGTCCCGGTACCGCGAGGCGATCGCCGGGTCCGCCGCCGAGGCCCCGCCCCGCTCCCCGGCCAAGCCCCCCGCCCGTTCCGCGGCCTCAGCAACGGGCGGCGCACCGCTGACCGCCCCACGAGTGACCGACGCCGATCTCAATCCCGAAAGCAGGGCCACGTGCTGA
- a CDS encoding ferredoxin: protein MGDRWRVEVDRSLCIGSAQCVHTAPDGFRLDTARQSHPADPEADANEKILAAAENCPVEAIMITLLGSGEPVFPPEE from the coding sequence ATGGGAGACCGCTGGCGCGTCGAGGTCGACCGCTCCCTGTGCATCGGCTCCGCGCAGTGCGTACACACCGCCCCCGACGGCTTCCGCCTGGACACCGCCCGCCAGTCCCACCCCGCCGACCCGGAGGCCGACGCCAACGAGAAGATCCTGGCGGCGGCGGAGAACTGCCCGGTGGAGGCCATCATGATCACGCTGCTGGGGAGCGGGGAGCCGGTGTTCCCACCGGAGGAGTAG
- a CDS encoding aldehyde dehydrogenase: MTELVEHGQLFIGGELTDPLGKDVIEVISPHTQEVIGRVPHASRADVDAAVAAARTAFDEGPWPRMSLDERIEVVTRIKDAIAVRHEEIARVISSENGSPYSWSVLAQALGAMMVWDSAITVARNFTYEETRDGVLGRILVRREPVGVVAAVVPWNVPQFVAAAKLAPALLTGCTVVLKPSPESPLDAYILAEITKEAGLPDGVLSILPADREVSEYLVGHPGIDKVSFTGSVGAGKRVMEVAARNLTRVTLELGGKSAAVVLPDADLEAAVAGIVPSAWMNNGQACVAQTRILLPRSRYDEFAEALAAAASALVVGDPLDPATQVGPLVAERQQRRNLDYIRIGQEEGAKILTGGGRPAGLDRGWYVEPTLFGDVDNSMRIAREEIFGPVICLLPYGDESEAVKIANDSDYGLSGSVWTADVERGIEVARQVRTGTYNVNTFSLDMLGPFGGYKSSGLGREFGPEGYGEYLEHKMIHLPAGWEA, encoded by the coding sequence ATGACCGAGCTCGTGGAACACGGACAGCTGTTCATCGGCGGGGAGTTGACCGACCCCCTGGGCAAGGACGTCATCGAGGTGATCTCCCCGCACACCCAGGAGGTCATCGGACGGGTGCCGCACGCCTCGCGCGCGGACGTGGACGCGGCGGTCGCCGCCGCACGCACCGCCTTCGACGAGGGACCCTGGCCGCGGATGTCGCTCGACGAGCGCATCGAGGTCGTCACCAGGATCAAGGACGCCATCGCGGTCCGGCACGAGGAGATCGCCCGCGTGATCTCCTCCGAGAACGGCTCCCCGTACTCCTGGAGCGTCCTCGCACAGGCCCTCGGCGCGATGATGGTCTGGGACTCGGCGATCACGGTCGCACGCAACTTCACGTACGAGGAGACACGTGACGGAGTCCTCGGCCGCATCCTCGTGCGCCGCGAGCCGGTCGGGGTCGTGGCGGCCGTGGTGCCCTGGAACGTCCCGCAGTTCGTCGCCGCCGCCAAGCTCGCGCCCGCGCTGCTCACCGGCTGCACGGTGGTGCTCAAGCCGTCGCCCGAGTCGCCGCTGGACGCGTACATCCTGGCCGAGATCACCAAGGAGGCCGGGCTGCCGGACGGCGTCCTGTCCATCCTCCCGGCCGACCGTGAGGTGAGCGAGTACCTGGTCGGGCACCCGGGGATCGACAAGGTCTCCTTCACCGGCTCGGTGGGCGCGGGCAAGCGCGTGATGGAGGTCGCCGCCCGCAATCTCACGCGTGTGACCCTGGAGCTGGGCGGCAAGTCGGCGGCCGTCGTCCTCCCGGACGCGGACCTCGAGGCGGCCGTCGCCGGGATCGTCCCGTCCGCCTGGATGAACAACGGACAGGCCTGCGTGGCCCAGACCCGCATCCTGCTGCCCCGCTCCCGCTACGACGAGTTCGCCGAGGCCCTTGCCGCGGCGGCGAGTGCACTGGTCGTCGGCGACCCGCTCGACCCCGCCACCCAGGTCGGCCCCCTGGTCGCCGAACGCCAGCAGCGCCGCAACCTCGACTACATCCGCATCGGCCAGGAGGAGGGCGCCAAGATCCTCACCGGTGGCGGGCGCCCGGCGGGCCTGGACCGCGGCTGGTACGTCGAGCCGACACTCTTCGGCGACGTCGACAACTCGATGCGGATCGCGCGCGAGGAGATCTTCGGACCGGTGATCTGTCTGCTTCCCTACGGAGACGAGTCCGAGGCGGTGAAGATCGCCAACGACTCCGACTACGGCCTGTCCGGCAGCGTGTGGACGGCCGACGTCGAGCGCGGCATCGAGGTCGCGCGGCAGGTCCGTACCGGCACCTACAACGTGAACACCTTCAGCCTCGACATGCTCGGCCCCTTCGGCGGCTACAAGAGCTCCGGGCTGGGAAGGGAGTTCGGCCCGGAGGGCTACGGCGAGTACCTGGAGCACAAGATGATCCATCTGCCGGCCGGCTGGGAGGCGTGA
- a CDS encoding prenyltransferase/squalene oxidase repeat-containing protein, which produces MTTPRTEHLVLPGVLTAEQAAATVAGILAAQREDGAIPWFRGHHLDPWDHTEAAMALDAAGEHEAAERAYAWLARHQNEDGSWYAAYQDGDFAQVTDRGRETNFVAYIAVGVWHHYLSTGDDMFLDRMWPTVYAAMEFVLELQQPGGQIGWKLEDDGTALTDGLLTGSSSIHHALRCALAIAEQREEAQPDWELAVGALRHAIRRHPERFLDKDRYSMDWYYPVLGGALTGAEAKSRIEEGWERFVVPALGVRCVVPNPWVTGGESAELALALWATGESDRALEILQSIQHLRDAESGLYWTGYVFEDGAVWPRELTTWTAGSLLLAVAALGGHEATCTVFGGERLPLGLDPDCCA; this is translated from the coding sequence GTGACCACTCCCCGGACAGAACACCTCGTCCTGCCCGGGGTCCTCACCGCCGAGCAGGCCGCCGCGACCGTCGCCGGGATCCTGGCCGCGCAGCGGGAGGACGGGGCGATCCCGTGGTTCCGCGGGCACCACCTCGACCCGTGGGACCACACCGAGGCCGCGATGGCGCTGGACGCGGCGGGCGAGCACGAGGCGGCCGAGCGGGCCTACGCATGGCTCGCACGGCACCAGAACGAGGACGGTTCCTGGTACGCGGCCTACCAGGACGGGGACTTCGCACAGGTCACCGACCGGGGCCGCGAGACGAACTTCGTCGCCTACATAGCCGTGGGAGTGTGGCACCACTATCTGTCCACCGGCGACGACATGTTCCTCGACCGGATGTGGCCGACGGTGTACGCGGCGATGGAGTTCGTGCTGGAACTCCAGCAGCCGGGCGGGCAGATCGGGTGGAAGCTGGAGGACGACGGCACGGCCCTCACCGACGGCCTGCTCACCGGCTCCTCCTCGATCCACCACGCGCTGCGGTGCGCCCTCGCGATCGCCGAACAGCGCGAAGAGGCCCAGCCGGACTGGGAGTTGGCGGTCGGGGCGCTGCGGCACGCGATCCGCCGGCACCCCGAACGCTTCCTCGACAAGGACCGCTACTCGATGGACTGGTACTACCCGGTCCTGGGCGGGGCGTTGACCGGCGCGGAGGCCAAGTCCCGTATCGAGGAGGGCTGGGAGCGGTTCGTCGTGCCCGCTCTGGGGGTGCGCTGTGTCGTCCCCAACCCGTGGGTGACGGGCGGGGAGTCGGCCGAACTCGCGCTGGCTCTGTGGGCGACGGGCGAGTCCGACCGGGCGCTGGAGATCCTCCAGTCCATCCAGCATCTGCGGGACGCGGAGAGCGGGCTGTACTGGACCGGGTACGTGTTCGAGGACGGGGCGGTGTGGCCGCGGGAGCTGACCACGTGGACGGCGGGATCGCTGTTGCTGGCCGTCGCCGCGCTGGGTGGCCATGAGGCCACCTGCACGGTGTTCGGCGGGGAGCGCCTGCCGCTGGGGCTGGACCCGGACTGCTGCGCCTGA